GATTCTACAGCAGATACATTGGAAGGAAGATAAATAATGGAGATAAAAGGCGAATAAAAAAAATACTATCTTTTTTTGAGGGACGCGAATAGTGTCACATGAAGTAAAAGAATTGATCAAAGACATCAATGCTAATAAAGCAATTGAATTAACCACTAAAACATTAAAATCTAATAAAGATATTGCCAGAGACTTGGCAGGCTTTACGCCTAAGCATGACTCTGTTTTTGCCATAGAATTGAAAAGCCTTAAATTTAACAGCAAAAAAATCCTTCATTACATTCAGAAAATAAGAAAAGCTAACGAGCCTAATTTTCCACTTTCATCATATCCATGCTCAGATTTTAAAAAAGAATGGAAAAAGCTGGAGGTAAAAAAAAAACAAAAGCAATGTTGCCATCTTGACAAGCTTCTAGGCAATCCAGACTTATACATACAGCTTGGAAAAAAATTGAAAGATGACATTGCTACTACAGCAGCAATTGTTGAAGTCAATATAAGCAACAATAAAAAAAAGTTTTTTATTAAAAGGTATAATTCAAAAGGCCACCTCTACAGTATTGTTAGAAGTATTATTCCATCCAGAGCAGAAAACGCCTGGCACGCTGCAAATATTTTAAAATACTATGGTATAGCAACTCCTGAACCATTAGCCTTAATTGAAGATCGTATAGGCCCAATAAAAAAATCAAGCTATATAGTCCATGAATATATTGAATCAGTCCATGCAATGAACTTTTTTGCAGAAGGTTCCTTACCAAATTCAAAATGGCAACCTGCAGCCGATGATGTTGAAAAAATTCTTTATACTTTGCAGCGTGCATTGCTATCACATGGTGACCTAAAAGGGCAAAATTTCATCATAACTAGTGATCAAGTAATGCTTGTAGATTTGGATTCATTCAGGTCACACACACATAATTTTTTTTATTCCAGATTAAATAAAAAAGACCTCAATAGATTCGAAAAGAATTGGATGAATGAAGATTATGCAAAGTCATTATTTAAACCAATTTTAAATAAATTAAGATCTAACTTAAAATATTGATATTTATTATTAATGAATAAGCCTATTCTCAGTATAATAATACCTGCATACAATTATGCACACACTCTTACCAGAGCTGTAAACTCTGTTATTGCGCAATTTAATAAAGACATTGAAGTAATCATTATAAATGATGGATCAACAGATAACACAGAAAACGTAACGGATAAGCTTAAAGATAAGTACCAGGAAAAAATTAGCATTATTCATCAAACAAATAAGGGGTTAGCAGGAACAAGAAACCGGGGAATTGACGCAAGCAATGGTGATTATCTGCTATTTCTTGATGCAGATGATGAACTGTATGAAAATGCTGTTTACTATATCCTTAGTACAGTCAAAGACAACCCGGGCATACATTCTATCATTGGTCAACATATCTCAATTTACCCAGATGGCAAAAGGAAAAAAAGGTTTAAACCCGCACTAAAGAATGATATAGAAGCTCGCTTCAAGCAATATCTTCTTGATGAAAATTTTCCAATTGCTAATGGCTCAATTGCAATTCATAGAGAAGTTTTCAAACAATACAGGTATCCAGAACACCTTAAGTGCGTTGAAGACATTCCTGTTTTTACATTTATTCTTACAAACTATAGTTGCATTGTTATTAATCAGCCTATTGCTTTGATTCATAAGCACCCTGACAGCATGAGAAACAACATAGAATTGGAACTAGAAACAGGAATATCTAATGTCGATGAAATCTTTTCAAAAAACAGATTACCAGAACAATTGCTAAAATATAAAAAAATATATACATCCCTTCGATATCTTAGTATTTTCAGAACTCTTTATCTCGGAGGAAGATACAAAGAAGCCCTTGTTTTTTACAAAAAGTCTCTTACAAATAATCCCGCCATAATTATAAAACTATCTTATTTAAGAAAAGCACTAAAATGTTTTCTATTTAAAACCCATTCACAGCTAAAAAAAAGATAACAGCATGAAAAAACTGAAAACCAAGCACATTTATCTGTTATTTTGCTTAGCCACATTATTTCTTTTTTTGATTAACAATCACTTCCTGCCAGGCTTTGCCTGCTTAGTATTCCTATATTTATTTCACGAACTAATATTTAGTGACCACATATACTACGATCAGAATAAAGAATATAGCTGGACATTTGATGGTTGCATTAAAGAGACCGCAGTTGTCAATGACAATGTATTATCCATTCCTAAAAAATGGCAGGATGGCTATAACATCCTATGCAAAGTAAGAATAAAAAAATCCCCCTCAAGCTTTTTTTTCGATCCTTATGTTAAATTGAAAACAGATTCAGAAATTGATACTCAAGTTCAATACTTTGAAAGAGGTTGCAACACCTATCGCTATATAAATATTACTCACTCTCTAGAACCTGGCACGATAGAAGCAGAGATAAAAATTATTGGCCACTATTGTCAATTGGACTTTTCTGATTCTGAGTTAATCATAAGTCCAAAAATTGATATCGATAATAAGAAAATCATGTGTATTGCTCCACACCCTGATGATGCAGAAATAGCAGCGTTTGGATTATACAGCACTACAGACTGTTTTCTTGTAACTGTTACTGCCGGGGAAGCTGAACCAGAAACCTTTAGAAAATACGATTCTGACTCTTCATCAGCCGCATTATTAAAAGGCCGTGTCAGAGCATGGGACAGTATTGCAATTCCTTTATGGGCTGGAATCTCAAGAGACCAGTGTATTCAGCTAGGTTATTATTGTAAACAATTAAAAAAAATGTTTGAAAACCCAGACCAATCTGTTCATTCACCATATGCTGATATCAATGACTCTAGAGTATTCAGGGAGTTCAATCCATTTACGCTTAAGTCGGACAAAAACGGAAAGACCAGTTGGAACCAACTCGTCTCTGACCTGAATGAGCTTATTCACCTCGTTAAACCTGATATCATAGTTACACCACACCCAACTCTTGATAGCCATGATGACCACAAGTATACGACTAAGGCTATAAAACAAGCTTTAAAAGCTTCAGGCATTAAAAATGTTGATTTTTTCTATTATGCCAACCATCTTGAGTCCACCGATTTATATCCGTTTGGCCCTCCTCACACCTTGATTTCTGTTCCGCCTGTAATTGACAATCATCTCAAGATCAGCGGCTTTCAGTCTATACAACTATCAGCTAGAAACCAAAAAAACAAACTAATATCTTTGGAAATGAATCATGACTTAAACAGACCTGTTAAATTAAAAAAATGGTTACGAAAAAAAATACAACAATTATTTATCCGTCGTTACATTCCAGACTATGGTCATGATGAATTTTTCCGAAAGTCTGTAAAAAATAATGAATTTTTCATTACAAGCAAATTTAATTAACCATTTTATCTAATATGTCACTATCTTATCAAGAAAATTACAACAAGCTATCAATAGCAAAACATCAAGATATAGTAAAAATAACGTATTTTACAGTTATAGCATCAATACTATTGAGTTTTTATTACATCGCAAATGTCGAACTTATCAATAAAGATGGCTTTTATTATATTGATATTGCAGGAATATTTTTAAAACAAGGATTTGCTGCAGCAATGGCACAGTATAACTGGCCATTTTTTCCTATTATTGCAGCATACATACATAGTTTTTTGGGTTTTTCATTAGCTAATAGCTTTTACCTGATTTCCATACTCTCTTACGGATTAATTGCGTATGCATTTATCAAAATAGCAGAACTTGTTCTCCCAATAAAAGCCTTACCAATAGCTTCTGTTGTTTTTTTATGTGCTGCCACTATAAATAAGCACAGAGATGACATCATCAGGGATCACAGCTATTGGGCATTTGCATTGCTGGCCACCTTGTTTCTTATTCAGGCAATTTATTCAAAAAACTGGAAAAAAGTAATTTTTTCATTAATGGCGTTATCCATTAGTATTATTTTCAGGCCAGAAGGTATAATCCATTTTTTCTTATTCCCAGTTATTTTTATTTGCTGTACAACTAATTTCATCAAAACAATATCCAGAAACAAATTAACATCAATTATAATTTTAGCCTCTTCGATATTAACTCTATATTGCACTTTCTATTTACTGAGAGACACTAAACTAGCCACTGATATTTTAAAAGCTGTAAGGTTTGACAGAACATTGGAGAGCATTTTTACAGGTGCAGAAATCTTAAACAATTATTTCCTTCCTAAATACAGTCACCACTATTCCGTACATTTCATGATTGCAGGCATCACTTCCATTTTTTTATTAAATATTATTGCCAGCTTGGGAACTTTATATTTAGTTGCAATCTTGCTTGATGCCAAATGTTTTATAAACTGGATAAAAGAAAACACTATAATTATTTTTTTAACAATATCTTTTAGCTTGCCTATTATACTTTTTGTCTACAAGCATTATTTCCTTTCTCCAAGATACACAGTTTTAATTTCACTTATTTCTTTATTGCCTGTAACTTACATTTTTTACAAAAATATACTTAACAATAAAAGAAAAAAGTATTTAGCTTATTTCCTTATTTTTGCTTCATTTATTGATAGCACTGTCAGCTTCAATCATACTAGTAAAAAATACATTACTGATGCTGCTGAATGGGTAAACAGCACATATCCTGACAATCATTTAATAGTTACCAATGATCCAAGATTAAACTATCTTGTAAATGGAAACTATATTAGTACTCCTGAAATCAATCTGGATAACATTAATAAAAATGCGGATATATTGCTTTTTAATATCCGAAGAAAGGATAAACATACTTTATCAAAAATCAAAGACTATGGTTTATGGAAAGAGAGTAAGAGGTTTTACAATAATAAAAATGACTTCACCATCGTTTTAACTAAAATATAATACTTTTTAAAGTAAGTTGATAACTATGTCTAAAGATATAATCCAGTCCTTATGGATCGGTGATAAACTATCAATAAATGAACAGCTCTGCATCAATTCTTTTTTGAAAAATGGCCACCAGTTCAATTTGTATGTTTATAGTGACGTAAAAAATATACCAGCTGGCACCAACATTTGTGATGCCAGAGATATCCTGAAAGAAAAATATATATTTACCTATCACAACGGGAGCTATGCTGGCTTTTCAGATTGGTTCAGGCATGAGCTTATCTATAAAAAAGGTGGTTTTTGGGTTGATACGGATATCATTTGTTTAAAACCTTTTGATTTCGATGATGAACCGGTTATCTTTTCTAAAGAGTCGTTTGAATCTGTAAACAGTGCAGTTATGAAATTAACTAAAGGTAATGGACTATCCCGATTTGTTGCTGATATCTGTAAAAACCCTAACACTATACTGCCTTATGACGATAAGAAAATGATTAAAAAGAAAATCATTCGGAAATACCTTAAAGGTAATAAGAGAGAAAAAATAGGTTGGGGTGAATCCGGTGGTCCCGCAGGTTTTACAAAAGCGCTCAAACATCATAATATGTTTGACCTTGCCAAACCTTTCACTTACTTCTTTCCAGTCTCTCACACAAACTGGGACTCAATATTTGATGACACATTTAAAAATGACTTAGATTTATTTTCAGATTCATACGCAATTCACCTTTGGAATGAAATGTTCAGAACGAAGGAAGGGTTTGACAA
Above is a genomic segment from Endozoicomonas euniceicola containing:
- a CDS encoding PIG-L deacetylase family protein, whose product is MKKLKTKHIYLLFCLATLFLFLINNHFLPGFACLVFLYLFHELIFSDHIYYDQNKEYSWTFDGCIKETAVVNDNVLSIPKKWQDGYNILCKVRIKKSPSSFFFDPYVKLKTDSEIDTQVQYFERGCNTYRYINITHSLEPGTIEAEIKIIGHYCQLDFSDSELIISPKIDIDNKKIMCIAPHPDDAEIAAFGLYSTTDCFLVTVTAGEAEPETFRKYDSDSSSAALLKGRVRAWDSIAIPLWAGISRDQCIQLGYYCKQLKKMFENPDQSVHSPYADINDSRVFREFNPFTLKSDKNGKTSWNQLVSDLNELIHLVKPDIIVTPHPTLDSHDDHKYTTKAIKQALKASGIKNVDFFYYANHLESTDLYPFGPPHTLISVPPVIDNHLKISGFQSIQLSARNQKNKLISLEMNHDLNRPVKLKKWLRKKIQQLFIRRYIPDYGHDEFFRKSVKNNEFFITSKFN
- a CDS encoding glycosyltransferase family A protein; amino-acid sequence: MNKPILSIIIPAYNYAHTLTRAVNSVIAQFNKDIEVIIINDGSTDNTENVTDKLKDKYQEKISIIHQTNKGLAGTRNRGIDASNGDYLLFLDADDELYENAVYYILSTVKDNPGIHSIIGQHISIYPDGKRKKRFKPALKNDIEARFKQYLLDENFPIANGSIAIHREVFKQYRYPEHLKCVEDIPVFTFILTNYSCIVINQPIALIHKHPDSMRNNIELELETGISNVDEIFSKNRLPEQLLKYKKIYTSLRYLSIFRTLYLGGRYKEALVFYKKSLTNNPAIIIKLSYLRKALKCFLFKTHSQLKKR
- a CDS encoding lipopolysaccharide kinase InaA family protein, with the protein product MSHEVKELIKDINANKAIELTTKTLKSNKDIARDLAGFTPKHDSVFAIELKSLKFNSKKILHYIQKIRKANEPNFPLSSYPCSDFKKEWKKLEVKKKQKQCCHLDKLLGNPDLYIQLGKKLKDDIATTAAIVEVNISNNKKKFFIKRYNSKGHLYSIVRSIIPSRAENAWHAANILKYYGIATPEPLALIEDRIGPIKKSSYIVHEYIESVHAMNFFAEGSLPNSKWQPAADDVEKILYTLQRALLSHGDLKGQNFIITSDQVMLVDLDSFRSHTHNFFYSRLNKKDLNRFEKNWMNEDYAKSLFKPILNKLRSNLKY
- a CDS encoding glycosyltransferase, which produces MSKDIIQSLWIGDKLSINEQLCINSFLKNGHQFNLYVYSDVKNIPAGTNICDARDILKEKYIFTYHNGSYAGFSDWFRHELIYKKGGFWVDTDIICLKPFDFDDEPVIFSKESFESVNSAVMKLTKGNGLSRFVADICKNPNTILPYDDKKMIKKKIIRKYLKGNKREKIGWGESGGPAGFTKALKHHNMFDLAKPFTYFFPVSHTNWDSIFDDTFKNDLDLFSDSYAIHLWNEMFRTKEGFDKNSTFSKNSLIEHLKEKYL